The genomic segment CATCATCGAAATATGTAGGAGAAAAAAGTGCCTTTTAGAAAGCTTCGTAGATATAAAATGGCAAAACGGTATGGTACAATCATTGACATACTCATCAAATATGAGTTTGGACATCTCGTGGACCAGATGGGGCTTAAGCCGTTCAAATCAGTCATAAAAACGAGATTTAAAAGTTATACTGAACCAAAAGGTGTTCAGTTGACCGGACCTGAACGGGCACGACTGGTTCTTGAAGAACTGGGTCCCACCTACGTAAAACTCGGGCAGATTCTTAGTATGCGGCCAGATCTTATTCCAATTGAATATGCAAACGAGTTCGAAAAACTCCAGGATACTGTGCAGCCATTTGATTTTGAAGACATCGAGAGTTTGATAAAGGAAGAACTGGGAGCACCCATAGATGAAATATTCAGGGAATTCGGACATGAGCCAATTGCAGCAGCATCAATCGGACAGGTTCACCGCGCAAAATTTCATGACGGTAAAGATGTTGTGGTCAAGGTACAACGACCCGGGATTAAGACAATCATCGAGGCAGATCTGGATATTATTTACAGTATAGCCAGATTTGCTGAAGAACATATCCACGATGTAAGACTTTATAGACCAGTTGCGATCATTGATGAGTTCTCAAGGTCAATCCATGCCGAATTGGATTATACCTGGGAAGCCCGCAACATCGATCGGTTTTCAAACAATTTCAAAGATGACCCCAATATCTATATTCCAGAAGTATACTGGGATTTCAGTAGCGAACGCATCCTTACGCTTGAATACATTAAAGGAATCAAAGGTAACGATTTTAACAAGATAGACGAGTTAGGGCTTGACCGGAACCAGATTGCCACATACGGTGCAAAAGCCTTTATCAAACAGGTATTTGAGGATGGTTTCTTCCATGCCGATGTGCATCCTGGAAATGTGTTCATAATGGATGACGGGAAAATTGCATTGATAGATTTTGGTATGGTCGGACATCTATCAAATAAGATTCGAAATGCACTTATTGATGGACTCATTGCAACAAGCAAAGGTGACGTTGAACAATATGTGGGGATACTCAGAGATCTTGATGTGATCACGGAAGAAGTTAACATAACAGCATTAACTGCCGACCTTGAATACTTGCTGGCCAAATATTATGGCAGGTCTTTAAAACAACTGGATGCACCTGCCATGACTGTTGAAATGATTAGTCTCCTACGAAAACACCAGGCTAAAGTTCCGGCATCCATTGCGTTGCTTTCAAAAGGTGTGGTCACGATCAGCGGATTCGGTACCCAGATGGATCCTGACTTCAATATAACCGTACTTGTAGAACCTTATGCAAAGAAAATGATGTCAGACCGCCTGCGTCCCAGAACGCTAGCAGTCGGCATATCTAAGGATATATGGAACCTCACCCGCACATTGCATAAGGTACCAACGCAAGTATCGCATATCCTCTCCTCTGCTGAAAAAGGATATGTGAACGTGAAGTTCGAACAACACGGACTTGACAGGATTGTTAAGGAAATGGATACTGCAAGCAACCGATTGTCATTTAGCCTGATTATTTCAGCGATTATTGTAGGTTCATCCCTGATAATCCAGACTGGCATGGAACCGTATATCTGGGGTATGCCGGTACTCGGTTTATTTGGCTTTTTAATAGCCGGTTTTTTCGGAATGGGACTTGTGGTCCACATACTTAAATACGGGCGGATGTAAAACATCTGAGTATTTGATTTTAATGAGTGCAACATACAATGCCATGCCACCCGTTTTTCCATCTCTTCCGTCAATATAGATTTTCATATTTCTTCCTAACATTGAAACCAGTAGCAACCGGTTAAACTTTTCTCGGATCTGTGATCTCGCCTGTCAGAGCCGAAGCTCCGGCTGTGGCCGGTGATGAAAGATAGACGAAGGCTTTGGCACTGCCCTGCCTGCCCTGGAAGTTGCGGTTGGATGTGGCCAGGCCCACCTCGCCGTCACCCAAAAGACCGAAGCTGCCGCCCATGCAGGGCCCGCAGCACGGGCTTTCCACAATAGCACCTGCTTCCATGAATTGCTCCACAAGTCCTGCTCGCAGTACTTTCATGTATTCTGTCCGGGATGCAGGGATGACAAGCAAGCGAACGCCTCTTGCCACAGGTTCGTCACCCATGATGTCTGCCACGATCTTGATATCTTCGAAGCGGCCGTTGGTGCATGATCCTACTAATACCTGGTCTATGTGGGTGCCTTCCACTTCTTCCACGGATTTTACATTATCCACATTATGGGGACACGCTACCTGTGGGGGCAGGTCTGAAACATTGTAATCGCGGTACCGGGCATACTCACAATCCTCGTCGCTCTTCCAATTCGGGTCAAGGGTAAAGCCAGGGATGCGCTCCTTGAGATAATTTTCAGTAACCTCATCAGGCTCGATAATACCTGCCTTGCCGCCCATCTCGATGGCCATGTTGCTGATGGTCATGCGCTGGCTGATATCAAGATTTTGAATGGCTTCCCCGCCGTATTCTGCTGCCATGTACCTGGCCCCTTCCGCACCTACGTCTTCTATCAGATGCAGGATGATGTCCTTGCTGTACACATGCTTTGACAATTTTCCGTTCACTTCGAACCTGAAGGTCTGGGGAACCTTGAACCACAGCTTGCCAGTGGCCAGCACTGCAGCCATATCGGTACTGCCAACGCCTGTAGCAAAGGCACCCAGCGACCCGTACGCGCAGGTGTGGCTGTCGCTACCCACTGCCAGGTATCCGGGCTTTATCCAGCCTTTCTCTGGCACTACCTGATGGCAGACCCCTTCAAAGACATCATAGTTGGTAATACCCTGTTCTTTTGCAAATTTCCTGAGCATGATGTGGTTTGCTGCGGCGTTCAGGGAATCGGCAGGTACCTGGTGGTCGAACAGGATCACGATCTTGTCAGGGTCCCAGACCTTGGGATCAGGTTGGCCCTGCATGATCTCCCTGAAACCCTGGACTGCCAGGGGGCCTGTAATGTCGTGGGTCATGGCGCAGTCTATGGAGGCCATGACGAACTCCCCGGCCCTTACAGGTTTGCCGGTAGTTCTTGAAAATATCTTTTCTGTGATAGTGAGATTATCAGAGGTCATAGGATGGTTCTATAAGTGGGGGAATATAATAAAATTAATGCAGCTTTATTCTCAGGATTCCCGTTTCACAATCTTCTTCACCTTATGCCCCCGGAAATTAATTCCACCAACCAATTTGACACCTGGTCTTTTCCTGATAGTATCCACATGGGCACTATCGAAACTGGCTATGATATTCCTGCTAACAACCATGTTGACATTCCCTCCCAGACTCGAAAGGATTTTAAGAATATGTTCTACTTCAGTTTGAGATACACTGTTATTCAGACTTATCAAAAAGGTTTCAACAACCATGGTTTTAGGATTTTCTATTGTGCTGATTCCACCCAGCGTTTCACATCATCTTTCTTAAGTGAGTAATCCGCGGGAACCTCGACTTTACCTGAAGCAATCGCTTCTTTCATGATATTATACAGATCATCGGCATTAGCATTTTTTAGCTTATCAATCGAATCGATCCTGCCAGCTTTTACAAGGAGTTCGGCAGATTGCCTCTCAATCCCTAGACTCCCAAGCTTGGATGTATTGTCAATAAGTTTTGCCATGGAAATGAATTTATCTGCAGTGCTTTTTCCCACCAGCTCACCTACAGTTTCGGCATCCGCAGCAGCAAGGTCCTTGATGGTAAGAATACCTGTTTCCCTTATTTTAGAGCCTCTTTCAGGACCGATCCCTTCGATCATTTCAATGTCCTGGCTTGCCAATACCAGGTCCACAGGCATGCCCGGTTCAGCATCTGTACCCGCGACAGGATTCTGGTCTATTATAATACCTGTTTTAAGTGTACTGCTACGTTTTATAATCCTTCCAATTCTCAATTCCTTACTTTCCAGCATGGTCCTGGCCATGTTGATAATTTTCCCGGTAACATCCGGGACTTTCAGGGCTTCAGTGGTTGAGACTATCAGGTCTACATGTTCACCTTCCACGATCTTTATACCTGCCTGTGGATCCTGATTAAGAATTGTATCTGCTTTTTCATCACTGACCTGCTTTACAATATTTCCTATTTTAAGATTGGCTGAGCTTATCAGGTATTGTGCCATGTCCAGTTTTTTTCCAACAAGTCCTGGAACTTCTACGATCTTTTTTGCTGATACTACAATGTCCACAAGGGAACCAACAATTGAAGTGGTTCCCGCTTCAATACTCTGGTTCAGGACCGTTCCAGGTGTGGATTTTGATGCCTGTTCAGTAATTCCTCCCACCTCAAGCCAGCTGTTTGCCAGAATATCTTGAGCACTATCAATATCCAGTCCAACGATATTGGGCATTTCCACATACACTATCTTTGAGATCGTTATATCTATAAGGGCGTCTGGAAGGGTTAATGAACCAGCTGAAGGGAGCTGGTCAATGACCATACCCTGGGGTGAATTGCTACCTTTTTCACTGATTGTACCTTGCCTGAAACCTGCATTGCTTATTGCATATTTGGCTTCCTCAGTGGTCATTCCGGTAAGGTCGGGGACTTCAAGATATTCGGAAAGATCATCTTTCGGGCTTGACCTGATGGTGAATTCAATAGTACTGAGATTTTCAGGAGGGATGATATCGTCAGGTTTTGGTAACTGGAATTGTAGTTCATTATCCTGAAGTGAAAGGTTTGTCCTGAGTTTCACATCCATGCTGCTGATAATGTAATTTGCTTTTGAATCTGGCTCGTTCAATTCATGGGCCATACTATCCAGGGACTGCCTGAATGTAGTTATAAGGCTTTTAGAGGGGATTTTTTCCCGGTTCCTCTGGAGTATCTGGATATTATTCTCAAGCTCTGCCTTTTCTTTTAACAATCCGGCAATTTTATCTGACAGGACGTTTTTCTCCAGTTCGATAACTACTTTATCAGAAATGATCGTGTTGAAATTATCTGTGAGGGCTGTTATCTGGATATCTTTGTTGTGAAGTTCAGCTTCCACATGATCAATTGCCCCCCTCACTTCTATGAGACTTGATTCTTCAATTCCCTTCGCTACCCTGAGATTTTCCAGGTTTTGCCGAAGATTAATAATGAACGTCATATCATCCGTACCTTATGTTAATCATGAACAATTTGATTGGAAGGTGGGACTGAGACAAATTTTGCTTTAAGTATACTTGCTCCATTTACATCATATTCATGAAGGTTCTTATATGATGCATTCACTGGTGCAGCAAATAATTTCGGCAGATAACCACGGACAGCTCCCTTTGAATCCTTTTCCTCTTTATATTTCATTGTGAGTGCCATCTTGAGTTCAAGTTCTACTTCAGGAATATGATGCCAGCTTGCCTGGATGTCATATTGGCTTAGTATCTCATCATTGTCAATGGCAAGCTGGGTGTCAATGGAATTTCGATCCATTGCCTGCTGGGTCTCAGAAATGGATTTCCCAACTTCTGTGATAATCTTTGCTAAGGGATTTACCAATACTTCTGCGATAACTTTTGTATTATTTTCAGTCACACCTATATCTCCATAAAAAAAATAAGGGAAAGGAGATTACCGTTATGTGGTTTCTTTGACCTTTACAGTGGGGACTGCTCTTGAAGGCGGTGGTACAGGTTTTAATGTGGTACGCAGCAGACTTGTGCCCTCTTCTTTAAAGGAATACTTGGAGTTATATTTAGCATCGAAGGTTGATGAATATGCCACAGTAGTGGTGTTTTCGAATTTTACATTTCCCTTCCCAAACAATAGACTGGCCAGCCAGCCAGAACTGTAGCTACCGCTTATTTTATTGGTACTGGATAATGAGAATTTACTGCCGTATTTTATCTCAGCCGAACTTTCCCTCATCATGGTAATGGCCATTTTTACCTCAATGATCGACTCAGTGAATTCATAGAACCTGGGTTCAAGACCATAGGTAAGTAAAGACATAGGTGCATCATTGGTAACTACATCGGTTGCCGTAACATTCCCATCAGCATCTACAGTCTCTTCAATATACATTACAACGCTTCCAACAGCAAGTTCTGTTTGCGCAAGAGTCTGAGCTACCTGAACCGAGTTCATGTCAAGTGCCATCTGTCCTTCAGCTATTGCCAGGGCCATTTCTTTTATCATTTCACCAAAAGGTACATTCAATAATTCTTGTCCAACGGAAACCATTCTTTTCACTCCTCTAACTCATAACTTTTTAAATTTATACAGTAAATTTGGATACAATGATATTTAAATCTTTGGCAAATTTTGTCCCGAAGCCATCCAGATACAAAAATATATATATATTCATCTCTCATTTATTATTAAAGGGGTTATAAATATGAAATGCGAAGTTTGCGGAGATGAAAGTGATACACAGTATTGTTCCCATTGCGGTCCTGTCATGAATGATTTGATCAGGAAAGTGGGAGAAGCACGCTGGAATGCCATGGATGATTGCTCATTCATATATCCAATGGTAAAAAGGGTGGCAAAGGGTGAGCTTACAGTCAATGATGTGATACAGGAACTGGAAAGGGAAGATTAATATCTGGTGCATCCGGTACCTTTGAGGTACAGTTCTTGAATTCGAACGAGCAATATGTATGCACAGTATGCGGCTACAACATGGTAGGGTACCTGGCCGATCACTGTCCGTTCTGCGGGGCTCCTAAAACGAAATTCATTACGTCAGAGGAATGCTCTGCCAGGTATCACGTGATCGAGATACCTATCACCAAAAATGTATCAAGACTGAACTCATCTCCCAAACTAGGCCTTGAACATGCTGCTTATCGCATTAAAAGCGATGATAGGACGTTCTGGATGGACTGCCCATCATGTTTTGATACAACCCTGGCACCAATGGATGACATATTGTTTACCCATTTCCATTTTCTGGGGGCATCAAATCAGTACAGGGAGTATTTTTCATCAAAGGTTTGGATCCACCAGGCTGATTCCCGGTTCGAAATATGCAGGGGATTTCCCTTTGATAACACGTTTCTGCAAAGCTTTGAAGAGGGTGGGA from the Methanosarcinales archaeon genome contains:
- a CDS encoding MBL fold metallo-hydrolase — encoded protein: MVGYLADHCPFCGAPKTKFITSEECSARYHVIEIPITKNVSRLNSSPKLGLEHAAYRIKSDDRTFWMDCPSCFDTTLAPMDDILFTHFHFLGASNQYREYFSSKVWIHQADSRFEICRGFPFDNTFLQSFEEGGIEAHHIDGHTPGFVCYFFEDVFLMCDYVFYGKKGMRFNPFGPVSETIEGGFHIKELLDGRDISKVCAVDYVMDFNDWILGFDGLLASVKN
- a CDS encoding 3-isopropylmalate dehydratase large subunit, whose protein sequence is MTSDNLTITEKIFSRTTGKPVRAGEFVMASIDCAMTHDITGPLAVQGFREIMQGQPDPKVWDPDKIVILFDHQVPADSLNAAANHIMLRKFAKEQGITNYDVFEGVCHQVVPEKGWIKPGYLAVGSDSHTCAYGSLGAFATGVGSTDMAAVLATGKLWFKVPQTFRFEVNGKLSKHVYSKDIILHLIEDVGAEGARYMAAEYGGEAIQNLDISQRMTISNMAIEMGGKAGIIEPDEVTENYLKERIPGFTLDPNWKSDEDCEYARYRDYNVSDLPPQVACPHNVDNVKSVEEVEGTHIDQVLVGSCTNGRFEDIKIVADIMGDEPVARGVRLLVIPASRTEYMKVLRAGLVEQFMEAGAIVESPCCGPCMGGSFGLLGDGEVGLATSNRNFQGRQGSAKAFVYLSSPATAGASALTGEITDPRKV
- a CDS encoding AarF/ABC1/UbiB kinase family protein, with amino-acid sequence MAKRYGTIIDILIKYEFGHLVDQMGLKPFKSVIKTRFKSYTEPKGVQLTGPERARLVLEELGPTYVKLGQILSMRPDLIPIEYANEFEKLQDTVQPFDFEDIESLIKEELGAPIDEIFREFGHEPIAAASIGQVHRAKFHDGKDVVVKVQRPGIKTIIEADLDIIYSIARFAEEHIHDVRLYRPVAIIDEFSRSIHAELDYTWEARNIDRFSNNFKDDPNIYIPEVYWDFSSERILTLEYIKGIKGNDFNKIDELGLDRNQIATYGAKAFIKQVFEDGFFHADVHPGNVFIMDDGKIALIDFGMVGHLSNKIRNALIDGLIATSKGDVEQYVGILRDLDVITEEVNITALTADLEYLLAKYYGRSLKQLDAPAMTVEMISLLRKHQAKVPASIALLSKGVVTISGFGTQMDPDFNITVLVEPYAKKMMSDRLRPRTLAVGISKDIWNLTRTLHKVPTQVSHILSSAEKGYVNVKFEQHGLDRIVKEMDTASNRLSFSLIISAIIVGSSLIIQTGMEPYIWGMPVLGLFGFLIAGFFGMGLVVHILKYGRM
- a CDS encoding DUF4332 domain-containing protein, with product MTFIINLRQNLENLRVAKGIEESSLIEVRGAIDHVEAELHNKDIQITALTDNFNTIISDKVVIELEKNVLSDKIAGLLKEKAELENNIQILQRNREKIPSKSLITTFRQSLDSMAHELNEPDSKANYIISSMDVKLRTNLSLQDNELQFQLPKPDDIIPPENLSTIEFTIRSSPKDDLSEYLEVPDLTGMTTEEAKYAISNAGFRQGTISEKGSNSPQGMVIDQLPSAGSLTLPDALIDITISKIVYVEMPNIVGLDIDSAQDILANSWLEVGGITEQASKSTPGTVLNQSIEAGTTSIVGSLVDIVVSAKKIVEVPGLVGKKLDMAQYLISSANLKIGNIVKQVSDEKADTILNQDPQAGIKIVEGEHVDLIVSTTEALKVPDVTGKIINMARTMLESKELRIGRIIKRSSTLKTGIIIDQNPVAGTDAEPGMPVDLVLASQDIEMIEGIGPERGSKIRETGILTIKDLAAADAETVGELVGKSTADKFISMAKLIDNTSKLGSLGIERQSAELLVKAGRIDSIDKLKNANADDLYNIMKEAIASGKVEVPADYSLKKDDVKRWVESAQ